A single region of the Pseudomonas sp. B21-023 genome encodes:
- a CDS encoding helix-turn-helix transcriptional regulator — MGIQVISRDGQPEYAVVPWEQYQALLAAAGQAPASAPVTESNVASTQPSASLSSLAELASLRQAKGLAPEQLARSVGISPAYLAMIESGERRPDAAILRSLAWHLGVAGWSEPS; from the coding sequence ATGGGTATTCAGGTCATCAGCCGGGACGGTCAGCCCGAGTACGCAGTGGTTCCCTGGGAGCAGTATCAGGCGTTGCTCGCGGCCGCAGGCCAGGCACCGGCTAGCGCACCCGTCACCGAAAGCAATGTTGCCAGCACTCAACCAAGCGCCAGCCTGTCCTCACTGGCTGAGCTGGCGTCCTTGCGTCAGGCCAAGGGGCTGGCGCCGGAGCAGCTGGCACGCAGTGTCGGCATCAGCCCGGCATACCTGGCCATGATCGAGTCCGGGGAGCGCCGCCCCGACGCGGCCATTCTACGCAGCCTGGCGTGGCACTTGGGCGTGGCCGGCTGGAGCGAGCCGTCATGA
- a CDS encoding YkvA family protein, which translates to MSAPWNFTRFLPLAERLLSRGRLPALLFAVARKGPRLGQLREDLRLMQALCLAWWRGEYRAVSPKALVTIVAGLLYFVSPLDAIPDWLLGVGLLDDIAVLGWVLKTVADELGRFKAWRDSQAPERLRVVERLPETPEALRLERPGS; encoded by the coding sequence ATGAGCGCACCTTGGAATTTCACCCGCTTCCTGCCCCTTGCCGAACGCTTGCTCAGCCGCGGCCGGCTGCCGGCATTGCTGTTCGCAGTGGCCCGCAAAGGGCCGAGGCTGGGCCAGCTGCGCGAGGACCTGCGCCTGATGCAGGCGCTTTGCCTGGCCTGGTGGCGTGGCGAGTACCGCGCTGTCAGCCCCAAGGCACTGGTGACCATCGTCGCCGGGCTGCTCTACTTCGTCAGCCCACTGGATGCCATCCCCGACTGGCTGCTGGGTGTCGGCCTGCTCGATGACATCGCCGTGCTGGGCTGGGTGCTCAAGACCGTGGCTGATGAGCTGGGCCGCTTCAAGGCCTGGCGCGACAGCCAGGCGCCGGAGCGGCTGCGCGTGGTCGAACGGTTGCCGGAAACCCCCGAAGCGCTGCGCCTGGAACGGCCCGGTAGCTGA